GAGACCAGCGCGGGGGCCTCGCCGACCAGGTCGCGCTGGGTGTAGGCGTCGAGTTCCTCGGTCCACGGGTCGAACGCGGGGTGGGCCTGCCAGAACGCCCGGTAGGCCGCGCGGTCGGGGAAGGTCATCGAGAGCCGGGCCAGCGCCGGGCCGAGGACCGCGGCGAGGGCGTCCCGCTCGCTGACGCCGGGCGGCAGCGGGAAGGTCACCGCGCCGTCCACCAGGGTGAGTTCGGCGACCAGTTCCGGGTGCCGGGTCGCGGTGAGGGCCGAGACCCAGGCGCCCATCGAGTGGCCGACCAGCCGGACCGGGCCCGCGTCCAGGGCGGTGACCAGCGCGGCGACGTCCTCGGCGTGCCGGGCCAGGCCCCAGGGCCCGGGCAGGTCGCGGCTGGCGGCCCGGCCGCGCAGGTCCGGGGCGTACAGCGCGGCCCGGCCGTCGAGCAGCCGGGCCAGCGGGGCCCAGGCCAGCGCGTTGGCGGTGATGCCGTGGACGGCGACCACCACGGGCGCGCCGGGGACGGTCGCGGGCCAGTGCAGTACGGCGAGGTCGCCGCCCTCGACGGGGACGGTCAGGGCGACGGGCTGGGGGCTGGTCATGCGGCGCCTTCCGGGACGGCGGTGACGGGGGCCGCGGCCCCGGCGGTACGGCCGCCGCGCAGCCGGGCGGGGAGCTTGGCGAGGCCGCCCGGCAGCAGGTAGACCACGGCGACGAAGAGCGTACCGAGCAGGAACAGCGGCTGGGAGAGCGGAACCCGCAGCACGGACGGCAGTTCGGCGACCGAGTCGGAGTTGGCGAGGTCGCCGAGCCGGTGCGCGGCCCAGGTGTAGAGGACGCCGCCGAGCAGCGGGCCCCAGCGGGTGCCGGAGCCGCCCAGCACCACCATCACCAGCAGCGCGAGCGTGGCGTCCGAGCCGGCCGCCTGCGGGGTGGCGCCGCCGGTGAGCAGCAGGTAGACCACGCCGCCCGCGCCGGCCAGCGCGCCGGAGACGGTGAACGCGACCAGTTTGAAGCCGTACGGGCGCAGGCCCAGCACCTCGACCCGGCGCTCGTTCTCCCGGATGCCGGACCAGACCCGGCCGGTGGGCGAGGAGACCGTCCGGTGCACGACGGCGAGCGTGACGACCAGGTAGGCCAGCGCGATCCAGTACAGGTGGGCGGTGTTCTGGATGCCGATCAGCGCGTCGGGCAGGTGCGCGGCGGGCACGGAGCGGCCCTCCTCGCCGCCGGTGAGGCCGCCGGGGTTGCGCTGCACCAGGATCGAGCCGGCCTGGGCGAAGGCCAGGGTGACCATGGAGAAGCCGATGCCGGTGACCCGGAGCGAGACCGCGCCGAGCGCCAGCGCGAGGACCACCGAGCAGGCCACGCCGAAGAGCGCGGCGGGCCAGAGGCCGAGGCCGAGTTCGAGCATGGCCAGGTCGGTGGCGTACAGGCCGGTGGCGAAGTACAGCGCGTGCCCGAAGGAGAGCAGCCCGGTCCGGCCCAGCAGCAGGTCGTAGCCGGTGGCCAGGCCCCCGTACAGCAGGCAGAGCGCGATCAGTTGCAGGCTGCCGGGGCTGCCGAGCGGCCCGTCGAGCAGGCCGGGCAGCGGCAGGGTGCTGTAGGGCGCGGCGAACAGGACGAGCAGCAGGGCCAGCGGCCACCAGCGCTTGAGGTGGGTGGTCACGCGAGTCTCCCGGTGAGTCCGCGGGGCTTGACGAGCAGGAGGACGGCGAGCAGGACGACCACCGAGAGGTCGCCGAGGCCCGCCGCGGTGTAGTAGTTGGCGAACTGCTGGACGAGGCCGACGCCGACCGAGGCGACGGCGGCGCCGGTGACCGAGCCCAGGCCGCCCATCACCACCACGACGAAGGCGAAGATCAGCAGCCCGGTGCCCTGGGCGGGGTTGATCGAGCCGAAGTAGAGGCCGGCCAGCGCCCCGCCGAGCGAGGCGGCGGCGCCGCCGATCGCGAAGACCAGGGTGAACGCCTTGCGGACGTCGATGCCCAGGGCGGTGACCATCGCGCGGTCCTCGACGCCGGCCCGGACGATCAGCCCGTAGCGGGTCCGGGCCAGGAACAGCCGGAGCAGGACCAGCACCACCAGCGCGGCGGCCATCAGCACGAAGCGGTTGACCGGGACGGTCGCGCCGAGCAGGCCGACCGTGCCGGAGAGCGCGGCGGGCTGCGGGAAGGGGCGGGCGTCCGAGCCCCAGACGCCCATCAGCAGGGCGGGCAGGGCGAGTCCGACGCCGACGGTGGCCAGGATCTGGTCCCGGGGGCGGGCGTACAGCGGGCGGATCAGGGCGAGTTCGAGCAGCACCGAGGCGGCGGTGCCGACCAGGGTGCCGAACGGGACGGCCAGCCAGAAGCCCATCCCGCCGTCGGTGGCGGCCCACCAGGCGGCGTAGGCGCCGACCGAGAGCAGCGCGCCGTGGGCGAAGTTGAGCACGTCCATCAGGCCGAAGATCAGTGAGAGGCCGGAGGCGACCAGGAAGTACAGCGCGCCGAGCCCGAGTCCGGTGCAGGCGAGCAGGACGACGGTGTTCATCGGGGCGTCACCTCGGGTGCGGGGGCGGGGCGGTGGCCGCCGACGCCGAGCAGGCGGCGGGCGGCGTCCTCGTCGGCGAGCAGGGCGCGGGCGTCGCCCTGGTGGGCGGTGCGGCCGTCGGCGAGGACGGCGCAGTGGCCGGCCACCCGGCGGACCAGGGCGAGGTTCTGTTCGACCAGCAGGACGGGGACGGTCTCGGCGGCCCGGGCGAGCACGTCGGCGACCTCGGTGACGATCTTCGGGGCGAGTCCCTTGGTGGGCTCGTCAGCGATGATCAGCCGGTTCCCGTTGAGCAGGGTGCGGGCGATGGCGACCATCTGCTGCTGCCCGCCGGAGAGCGTCCCGGCGGGCTGCCGGTGGCGCTGCTTGAGCTCCGGGAACAGCTCGAAGACCAGGTCGTAGGCGGGGGCGGTGTCGCGTTCGGCGAGCCGGAGGTTCTCGGCGACGCTGAGGCCGGCGAAGATCCCGCGGTCCTCGGGGGCGTAGCCGATGCCGCGGCGGACCACCAGGTGGGTGGGGAGCCGGCCGATGTCGACGCCGTCGAAGGTGAGGGCGCCGGTGCGCGGGACGAGGCCCATGACCGCCTTGACGGTGGTGGTCTTGCCGGCGCCGTTGCGCCCGAGCAGGGCGGTGACGCCGGTGGCGGCGACGTCCAGGTCCACCCCGTGCAGGATGTGCAGGCCGTCGATCACCACCCGCAGGTCACGGACCGTCAGCAGGCTCACAGCGCCTCCCCGAGGTAGGCCCCCTGGACGGTGGCGTCGGCCATCACGGCATCGGGGGTGTCGAGCGCGAGCAGGGTGCCGTGGTGCATCACGGCGAGCCGGTCGGCCAGGCCCAGCAGCACGTCCATGTGGTGCTCGACCATCAGGACGGTGCGGCCCTGCTCCTGGTGGACGGAGCGGATCAGCTCGACCAGCGCGGGCACCTCCTCGGCGCTGACGCCGGCCATCGGCTCGTCCAGCAGGATCAGCCGCGGCTCGCCGACCAGCAGCACCGCGAGTTCGAGCTTGCGCTTGCCGCCGTGCGAGAGCGAGCCGGCCGGGTCGTCGGCGCGGTCGGCCAGGCCGGTGCGCTCCAGGGTCTCCTCGACCTGCTGCCGGTGGCGTCCGGCCCGCCGCCAGATCCGGTAGGAGGCGGCGGGTCCGGCGGCGGCCTGGGCGGCGAGGCGCAGGTGCTCGGCGACGGTGAGGCCGGGCCAGAGCGAGGAGGTCTGGAAGGTCCGGCCCAGGCCCCGCCGGGCCCGGGCGGGCACCGGCAGGGCGGTGATGTCGGCGCCGTCCAGGTGGAGGGTGCCGCGGGTGGCGGGGTGGATGCCGGTGATCAGGTTGAACAGGGAGGTCTTGCCCGCCCCGTTCGGGCCGATGAAGGCGACGAACTCGCCCTCGGCGACGTCGAGGCTGACGTCCTGCACGATCGGGACGCCGCGCACGGACCAGCCGAGTCCGTCCAGCCGCAGGACCGGGGCGGGGGTGCTCATCGGGCTCAGCCCGCCATCGGGGCGACCGGCGGGGCGACCTGGTCGGCGTCCAGGGTCCTGACCGCGGTGGGCTTGGCGTCGGCGCCGCTGCCGACCAGCTTGACCTGGAACATCGGCTGGAGCAGCGCGTGGTCCTCGGCCCGGACGGTGAGCTTCCCCTTGACGCCGTCGAAGCTCCAGCCCTCCAGGGCCTTGACCAGCGCGTCGGTGTCGGCGTCGGAGCCCCGGTTGGCCTCCAGCGCGTGCACCACCATCTGGGCGGCGGTGAAGCCGTCGGGGGTGAACAGGTCGGGCTTGGAGCCGGCCGCGGTGACCGCGTCGGTCATCGCCTTCTCGGCCGCGGTGCCGGCGGCGCCGCCGAAGTAGTGGTTCAGGAAGTCGATCTTCTCGGCGGCCGGGCCGAACAGCGGGTACGAGGCGGCCACGTCGAGGCCGGTGACGACCTTGGTCGCGGAGAACACGTCCTGCTGGTTGAGCGAGGTCCACAGCGCGGACGCGGTGTCGCCGGCCCAGGCGACGTACAGCAGGTCGGGCCCGGCGTCCTTGGCCTGGGTGGCGAACGGGGTCAGGTCGGTGGCGGACGGCGGGGCCAGCACGGCGTCCACGGTGGCGCCCTCGGCGCCCAGCACGGCCTTGACGGCGGCCACGTTGGCCTGGCCGAAGGCGTTGTCCTGGGCCAGCACGGTGACCTTCTTCCCCTTGGCGTCGCCGATGAACGAGGCGGCGGCCCGGGTGTCCTGGTACGACTGGCGGCCGGAGCGGAAGGTGTACCTGTTCAGGCCGGTGACCTTGTCGGCGGCGGCCGGGCCGGAGATGAACAGCACCTTGTTCTGCGCGGCGATCGGGCCGACCTGGAGCGCCACGCCGGAGGCGGTGGAGCCCGCCAGGATCTTGTAGTTCTTGCCGATCAGGTCCTTGGCGGCGGAGACCGCCTTCGCCGGGTCGCCCGCGTCGTCCTGCTCGGCGACCTCCACCGGGTGGCCGTCCACGGCGCCGGTGCCCTTGGTGGCGTACGCGAGGCCCGCCTTGAAGCCCTCCAGGTACTGCTTGCCGTAGGCGGCCAGCGGGCCGGTCTTCGAGTACACCAGGCCGACCTTGACCGGGCTGCTGTCGCCCCGCCGCTCCCGGCCCCGGTCGAGGTGCCCGCGGTGCCGGCCTTCGCGCAGCCCGCGGCGAGCAGCACGCAGGCGGCCAGTGCGGCGAGCTTCCGGACGGGGCGTCTGTGGGTGGCGTCCGTGACTGGCATGGTGGGGGGCTCCTGACGTACCGGTGCTGGTGGGATGCCGGAACCGTAGGGGCGCGCCCGGTGGGACGACATGTGACGGAACCACACAGCGGCCGCCCGCACTGCGTGGCCCGCCGCCATGTCGCGGCGGCGGGCGGCCGGAGGTGTGCGGCGGGCACATGGCGGGCGCCCGCGCCATGGGGCCGTCCGCCATGGAAAGCCCCGGGGCCTGCGGGGAGGGTGGTGCGCCAGTCGGTCCCTCCCCTGCACCCCCTCTCCCCTGCACCCCCTCTCCTGCACCCCCTGCCCTCTCCTGGTAAAGGCGGCCCCCCTTGGACAAGGTCCTGGACTCCCCGGCCCGCGCGGTCGGGGACATTCCCGACGGCGCCCTGCTCGCGGTCGGCGGCTTCGGCCTGTGCGGCATCCCGTCCACCCTGATCGGCGCCCTGGTCGACGCCGGCACCACCGGCCTGCGGGTCGTCTCCAACAACTGCGGGGTGGACGACTGGGGCCTGGGCCTGCTGCTGCGGGCCGGCCGGATCGCCCGGATGACCTCCTCCTACGTCGGCGAGAACAAGGAGTTCGCCCGCCGGTACCTGAACGGCGAGCTGGAGGTCGAACTCACCCCGCAGGGCACCCTGGCCGAACGCCTGCGGGCCGGCGGCGCGGGCATCCCCGCCTTCTACACCCCGGCCGGGGCCGGCACCCAGGTCGAGGAGGGCGGCCTGCCCTGGCGCTACGCCCCCGGCGGCGGCGCGGTCGCGCTGGCCTCCCCGCCCAAGGAGGTCCGCGAGTTCGGCGGCCGCCGCCACCTGCTGGAGGAGGCGATCCACGCCGACTTCGCGCTGGTGCGCGCCGAGGTCGCCGACCGGCACGGCAACTGCGTCTTCCACGCCGCCGCCCGCAACTTCAACCCGCTGTGCGCCACCGCCGGCCGGGTCACCGTGGTCGAGGCCGACCGGATCGTCGAGCCCGGCGAGATCCCGCCGGACGCCGTCCACCTGCCCGGCGTGTACGTCGACCGGATCGTCGCCGCCGACCCCGCCGACCGCCGCGTCGAGCGGCGCACCGTCCGCCGCCCCGCCGCCCCGGAGGAGTCCCGATGACCACCGCCGCCCCCTCGGACCCGCGCGCGGCGCTCGCCGCCCGGGCCGCCCGCGAACTGCGCGACGGCCAGTACGTCAACCTCGGCATCGGCCTGCCCACCCTGATCCCGGACCACCTGCCGCCGGGCGTGCACGTCGTCCTGCACTCCGAGAACGGCATCCTCGGCACCGGCCCCTACCCGGCGGACGCCGACGTCCACCCCGACCTGGTCAACGCCGGCAAGGAGACGGTCACCGTCAACCCCGGTGCGGCGTACTTCGATTCGGCGTTCTCCTTCGGCAT
This is a stretch of genomic DNA from Kitasatospora fiedleri. It encodes these proteins:
- a CDS encoding alpha/beta fold hydrolase, whose product is MTSPQPVALTVPVEGGDLAVLHWPATVPGAPVVVAVHGITANALAWAPLARLLDGRAALYAPDLRGRAASRDLPGPWGLARHAEDVAALVTALDAGPVRLVGHSMGAWVSALTATRHPELVAELTLVDGAVTFPLPPGVSERDALAAVLGPALARLSMTFPDRAAYRAFWQAHPAFDPWTEELDAYTQRDLVGEAPALVSSCVHEAVTTDGAQVLLDPEAAGAVHRLTVPARLLYAERGLMDEPQALYDPARLEAAKVTVPTEPVADTNHYSIIRSARLVELLV
- a CDS encoding ABC transporter ATP-binding protein, which codes for MSTPAPVLRLDGLGWSVRGVPIVQDVSLDVAEGEFVAFIGPNGAGKTSLFNLITGIHPATRGTLHLDGADITALPVPARARRGLGRTFQTSSLWPGLTVAEHLRLAAQAAAGPAASYRIWRRAGRHRQQVEETLERTGLADRADDPAGSLSHGGKRKLELAVLLVGEPRLILLDEPMAGVSAEEVPALVELIRSVHQEQGRTVLMVEHHMDVLLGLADRLAVMHHGTLLALDTPDAVMADATVQGAYLGEAL
- a CDS encoding CoA transferase subunit A — translated: MDKVLDSPARAVGDIPDGALLAVGGFGLCGIPSTLIGALVDAGTTGLRVVSNNCGVDDWGLGLLLRAGRIARMTSSYVGENKEFARRYLNGELEVELTPQGTLAERLRAGGAGIPAFYTPAGAGTQVEEGGLPWRYAPGGGAVALASPPKEVREFGGRRHLLEEAIHADFALVRAEVADRHGNCVFHAAARNFNPLCATAGRVTVVEADRIVEPGEIPPDAVHLPGVYVDRIVAADPADRRVERRTVRRPAAPEESR
- a CDS encoding ABC transporter ATP-binding protein; this translates as MSLLTVRDLRVVIDGLHILHGVDLDVAATGVTALLGRNGAGKTTTVKAVMGLVPRTGALTFDGVDIGRLPTHLVVRRGIGYAPEDRGIFAGLSVAENLRLAERDTAPAYDLVFELFPELKQRHRQPAGTLSGGQQQMVAIARTLLNGNRLIIADEPTKGLAPKIVTEVADVLARAAETVPVLLVEQNLALVRRVAGHCAVLADGRTAHQGDARALLADEDAARRLLGVGGHRPAPAPEVTPR
- a CDS encoding branched-chain amino acid ABC transporter permease is translated as MNTVVLLACTGLGLGALYFLVASGLSLIFGLMDVLNFAHGALLSVGAYAAWWAATDGGMGFWLAVPFGTLVGTAASVLLELALIRPLYARPRDQILATVGVGLALPALLMGVWGSDARPFPQPAALSGTVGLLGATVPVNRFVLMAAALVVLVLLRLFLARTRYGLIVRAGVEDRAMVTALGIDVRKAFTLVFAIGGAAASLGGALAGLYFGSINPAQGTGLLIFAFVVVVMGGLGSVTGAAVASVGVGLVQQFANYYTAAGLGDLSVVVLLAVLLLVKPRGLTGRLA
- a CDS encoding branched-chain amino acid ABC transporter permease; the encoded protein is MTTHLKRWWPLALLLVLFAAPYSTLPLPGLLDGPLGSPGSLQLIALCLLYGGLATGYDLLLGRTGLLSFGHALYFATGLYATDLAMLELGLGLWPAALFGVACSVVLALALGAVSLRVTGIGFSMVTLAFAQAGSILVQRNPGGLTGGEEGRSVPAAHLPDALIGIQNTAHLYWIALAYLVVTLAVVHRTVSSPTGRVWSGIRENERRVEVLGLRPYGFKLVAFTVSGALAGAGGVVYLLLTGGATPQAAGSDATLALLVMVVLGGSGTRWGPLLGGVLYTWAAHRLGDLANSDSVAELPSVLRVPLSQPLFLLGTLFVAVVYLLPGGLAKLPARLRGGRTAGAAAPVTAVPEGAA